In Paenibacillus larvae subsp. larvae, the following proteins share a genomic window:
- a CDS encoding cation diffusion facilitator family transporter yields the protein MTDVRFSKADFAAWMGVIGNVGLAALKGVVGFMSGSLALVADAVHSAADVAGSVAVLKISRSARMPKEDANSRYSQKAAIIVPVLFSVMLMIVGLELSLLAIKTIARGVQAPPGRMALVVIVLSIVLKEALFRYRFRTGTQPVAGSIWSSTWSYRSDVYSSLTAFAGIGVSLLGEMYNKSWLYMLDPMAGLIVALFIIHMGFRLIIELIHNTIDQMMQQEDTEVFIEVVHQTKGVITVDDLKTREQGHYVILEVKISVNPKISVLEGHDIAQHVKKQVMRKFSHVSDVIVQVNPYDVGFPYRQQDVKSSVDDYPTLLH from the coding sequence ATGACAGACGTACGTTTTTCGAAAGCAGATTTTGCCGCATGGATGGGAGTCATAGGGAATGTGGGATTGGCTGCTTTAAAAGGCGTCGTAGGCTTCATGTCCGGCAGTTTGGCTTTGGTGGCAGATGCAGTTCATTCCGCAGCGGATGTAGCCGGGTCTGTGGCTGTGTTGAAAATTTCCAGAAGTGCAAGAATGCCGAAAGAGGACGCAAACTCCCGATATTCTCAAAAAGCAGCCATCATCGTTCCCGTTCTTTTCTCGGTTATGTTAATGATTGTGGGATTGGAATTGTCTCTTCTTGCTATTAAAACAATTGCAAGGGGAGTTCAAGCGCCGCCTGGACGAATGGCGCTGGTTGTTATTGTTTTGTCGATTGTATTGAAAGAAGCCTTGTTCCGCTACAGATTCAGAACGGGAACACAGCCGGTTGCAGGCTCCATTTGGAGCAGTACCTGGTCATATCGTTCCGATGTATATTCTTCCTTGACAGCTTTCGCCGGGATCGGAGTTTCCCTCCTTGGGGAAATGTACAATAAGTCCTGGTTGTATATGCTTGATCCTATGGCAGGTTTAATTGTTGCCCTGTTTATTATTCATATGGGATTTCGTCTGATTATTGAGCTTATTCATAACACAATTGATCAGATGATGCAGCAGGAAGATACAGAGGTGTTTATTGAAGTTGTCCACCAGACAAAAGGAGTCATTACAGTGGATGACCTCAAAACAAGAGAACAGGGACATTATGTTATTTTGGAAGTGAAAATTTCCGTAAACCCGAAAATATCCGTACTAGAGGGGCATGACATTGCCCAACATGTGAAAAAGCAGGTTATGAGGAAATTCAGTCATGTTTCGGATGTCATCGTGCAGGTTAATCCTTATGATGTCGGCTTTCCGTACAGGCAGCAAGATGTAAAGTCCTCAGTCGATGATTATCCGACCCTGCTGCACTAG